A genomic stretch from Marinimicrobium sp. C6131 includes:
- the hpf gene encoding ribosome hibernation-promoting factor, HPF/YfiA family, producing the protein MNIQLSGHHVDITDGIREAVDSRFKKIQNHYPDLGDLSMALTVERHAQAVEVTTQFKGAQVAVHAESQDLYAAIADSAKKLDAALAKRKGTTQSHRHEKPELVPEADVDNGS; encoded by the coding sequence ATGAATATACAGTTGTCCGGTCACCACGTGGATATCACCGACGGCATCCGCGAGGCCGTTGATAGCCGCTTCAAGAAGATCCAGAACCACTACCCCGACCTTGGAGACCTCTCCATGGCCCTGACCGTCGAACGGCATGCCCAGGCCGTCGAGGTTACCACCCAATTCAAAGGCGCCCAGGTGGCCGTACACGCCGAATCCCAGGACCTTTATGCCGCCATTGCCGATTCTGCCAAGAAGCTGGATGCCGCGCTGGCCAAGCGTAAGGGCACCACTCAATCCCACCGGCACGAGAAGCCGGAGCTTGTTCCCGAAGCGGATGTCGACAACGGCAGCTAG
- a CDS encoding glycoside hydrolase family 97 protein: MNTYNPRLWALLALIVSLNTLADNGEQSSSWTLSTSPNGNIAAEVRLTEGRLQYRISYRDRPVIMPSSLGFVFKDEPALMGPFTHVETSVREVDTAWTLPWGERKHIADHFTELRYKVRETADPEREMAVVFRVYDDGVGFRYEIPDQPGLTQFEIIDERTEFVFAENYHAWWIPAYRDQRYEYQYARSALSSLDVVHTPLTLQGDEITIVVHEAALVDYASMTLRMESDNSKTLVSDLVPWANGVRVVAQTPLKTPWRTLQIAEQPSDLFSSNLILNLNEPNKLGDVSWVEPGKYMGIWWEMHIGLKDWSPGDKQGATTERAKDYIDFAAEHGIDGVLVEGWNTGWEGEWWQRAPTFDFTRAVEGFDINEVVNYGKRKGVRLVGHHETAAGIQHYEAQMEEAFRFYERLGVKNVKTGYVGTRLDGNQWHHGQYMVRHFQNVAETAARHRITINAHEPIKDTGLRRTYPNMMTREGARGMEYNGGSPDTGNLPDHTTIVPFTRLQAGPFDYNAGIFNFDYREHRPHNRVPTTLAKQLALYVVIYSPLQMVPDLPENYEGHPAFQFVEDVATDWEHTRGINGVIGDYVTIARKDRQSDDWYLGAITDENARSLTVALDFLDVGTTYRAEIYEDGKNAHWRDNPEDYNIRTMTVRSTDRLDIELAPGGGTAIRFVAL; this comes from the coding sequence ATGAATACATACAACCCTAGACTGTGGGCACTGCTTGCCCTGATTGTTTCCCTGAACACACTCGCGGACAATGGCGAACAGTCATCCTCCTGGACGCTCAGCACGTCGCCGAACGGCAACATTGCAGCAGAGGTACGTTTAACGGAAGGCAGGCTGCAGTATCGTATCAGCTACAGAGATCGGCCGGTGATCATGCCGTCGTCCCTGGGATTTGTCTTCAAAGACGAACCCGCTCTGATGGGTCCGTTCACCCATGTCGAAACCAGCGTTCGTGAAGTAGACACCGCCTGGACCCTGCCGTGGGGAGAAAGGAAGCACATCGCCGATCATTTTACCGAGCTGCGCTATAAGGTTCGCGAAACGGCGGACCCCGAACGAGAGATGGCGGTGGTTTTCCGGGTTTATGACGATGGAGTCGGATTTCGGTACGAAATCCCCGATCAACCCGGGTTAACCCAGTTCGAAATTATTGACGAAAGAACGGAGTTTGTCTTCGCTGAGAACTATCACGCCTGGTGGATTCCCGCCTACCGGGACCAGCGGTACGAGTATCAATACGCCCGGTCAGCTCTGAGTTCTCTGGACGTCGTCCATACACCGCTAACACTGCAGGGAGACGAAATAACGATCGTGGTCCATGAAGCGGCGCTGGTGGACTACGCCTCCATGACGCTGCGCATGGAGTCTGACAATAGCAAAACCCTGGTATCCGATCTGGTTCCTTGGGCGAACGGCGTCCGTGTCGTTGCTCAAACGCCGCTGAAAACTCCATGGAGAACTCTGCAGATCGCGGAGCAACCTTCGGACCTGTTCAGCTCCAACCTGATACTGAACCTCAACGAACCCAATAAGTTGGGTGATGTCAGTTGGGTAGAACCGGGAAAATACATGGGGATCTGGTGGGAGATGCATATCGGTCTCAAAGACTGGAGTCCCGGGGATAAGCAGGGGGCGACGACCGAGCGGGCGAAAGACTACATTGATTTTGCCGCCGAACACGGAATAGACGGCGTTTTGGTCGAGGGCTGGAACACCGGTTGGGAGGGTGAATGGTGGCAACGCGCTCCGACCTTTGACTTTACCCGGGCGGTCGAGGGCTTTGATATCAACGAGGTCGTAAACTATGGCAAGCGCAAGGGCGTCCGCTTGGTGGGTCATCATGAAACGGCCGCGGGTATCCAGCACTACGAAGCTCAGATGGAAGAGGCCTTTAGGTTTTATGAGCGCCTGGGAGTCAAAAACGTCAAAACCGGCTATGTGGGTACCCGGTTGGATGGCAATCAATGGCACCATGGCCAGTATATGGTCCGACACTTTCAGAATGTCGCGGAAACCGCAGCCCGGCACCGCATCACCATCAATGCCCATGAACCGATCAAAGATACCGGCTTGCGCAGAACCTACCCGAATATGATGACCCGTGAGGGGGCAAGGGGTATGGAATATAATGGTGGCAGCCCGGATACGGGTAATCTCCCCGACCATACGACTATTGTCCCCTTTACCCGGCTCCAGGCCGGCCCGTTTGATTACAATGCCGGAATTTTCAACTTCGACTACCGTGAGCATCGCCCTCATAACCGCGTTCCGACCACGCTGGCCAAACAGTTGGCGTTGTATGTCGTTATCTATAGCCCCCTTCAGATGGTTCCGGACCTTCCGGAAAACTATGAGGGCCACCCCGCTTTTCAGTTTGTCGAGGATGTCGCCACCGACTGGGAGCACACCCGAGGGATTAATGGTGTTATTGGCGATTATGTCACCATCGCCAGAAAGGACAGGCAGAGTGATGACTGGTACCTTGGTGCGATTACGGATGAAAACGCCCGTTCGTTAACTGTGGCGTTGGACTTCCTGGATGTCGGGACGACGTATAGGGCCGAAATTTACGAGGATGGGAAAAACGCGCACTGGCGAGACAATCCGGAAGACTACAATATCCGCACGATGACAGTCCGCTCAACGGATCGTCTGGATATCGAGTTGGCGCCGGGAGGGGGAACAGCGATACGTTTCGTTGCGTTATAG